The following are encoded in a window of Roseimaritima ulvae genomic DNA:
- a CDS encoding NAD-dependent succinate-semialdehyde dehydrogenase: protein MSIVSVNPATNQELKSFEALSKDEVLSAIERADQAFQSWRKTSFAERKQCLLDVAAQLRSRSDEYSRLISRDMGKRISESEYEIEYCANISEFYANGAESFLADEPMEVEGVDAYIQYTPLGVLMGVMPWNFPFYQVIRFATPNIMAGNTVMVKHASNVPQCAQAIEDLFHDCGLPTGVYTNLFIPSEFVETIISDSRVQGVSLTGSEKAGAAVAAVAGKNLKRSVLELGGNDPFIVLEDADLDSTIELAVQGRMVNAGQSCVASKRFIVVEPVAERFLEGFKEQLSQMKLGDPLDEDTTLSPLSTEQAAVKLQQQVQSAIDAGATVLLGGDRPDREGAYFNPTILTDVTPDAPTFDQELFGPVATVYVVKDEAEAIELANHSSFGLGGSVFTQDNQRGRRVAEQIESGMVFINQPTKSQAELPFGGIKNSGYGRELSHLGILEFVNKKLIHAGKK from the coding sequence ATGTCCATCGTCAGCGTCAATCCAGCCACCAACCAAGAACTGAAAAGCTTCGAAGCGCTGAGCAAAGACGAGGTGCTGTCGGCGATTGAACGAGCCGATCAAGCCTTTCAATCCTGGCGGAAGACGTCGTTTGCCGAGCGGAAGCAGTGCTTGCTGGACGTCGCCGCGCAGCTGCGCTCCCGGTCCGATGAGTACTCGCGGCTGATTTCGCGAGACATGGGCAAACGGATTTCGGAGAGCGAGTATGAGATCGAATACTGCGCGAATATCTCGGAGTTCTACGCCAACGGGGCCGAATCCTTTTTGGCCGACGAGCCGATGGAGGTGGAAGGCGTCGACGCCTACATTCAGTACACGCCGCTGGGCGTATTGATGGGAGTCATGCCGTGGAACTTCCCCTTCTACCAGGTGATCCGCTTCGCCACCCCCAACATCATGGCCGGCAACACGGTAATGGTGAAACACGCCAGCAACGTGCCGCAGTGCGCCCAAGCGATCGAGGACCTGTTTCACGATTGCGGCTTGCCCACCGGCGTATATACCAACCTGTTCATCCCTTCCGAATTTGTCGAAACGATTATCTCCGATTCACGTGTTCAGGGCGTATCGTTAACCGGCAGCGAGAAAGCCGGCGCGGCCGTGGCGGCCGTGGCAGGCAAAAACCTCAAACGCTCGGTGTTGGAACTCGGCGGCAACGATCCCTTCATCGTGCTCGAGGACGCGGATCTGGACAGCACGATCGAACTGGCCGTCCAGGGCCGCATGGTCAACGCCGGCCAGTCCTGCGTGGCTTCCAAACGCTTTATCGTCGTCGAGCCGGTGGCCGAACGTTTTCTGGAGGGTTTTAAAGAACAGCTGAGCCAGATGAAGCTGGGCGACCCCTTGGACGAAGACACCACGCTCTCCCCGCTATCGACCGAGCAGGCCGCGGTCAAACTGCAACAACAGGTGCAGTCCGCGATCGACGCGGGAGCCACCGTATTGTTGGGCGGCGACCGGCCAGACCGTGAAGGCGCCTATTTCAATCCCACGATCCTGACCGATGTCACGCCCGATGCGCCAACCTTCGACCAGGAACTGTTCGGTCCGGTGGCCACGGTGTACGTGGTGAAAGACGAAGCCGAAGCGATCGAGCTGGCCAACCATTCGTCCTTTGGTCTGGGCGGCAGCGTGTTTACCCAAGACAACCAGCGCGGGCGACGAGTGGCCGAGCAGATCGAATCCGGCATGGTATTCATCAACCAGCCCACCAAGTCACAGGCCGAGCTGCCCTTTGGCGGCATCAAAAACTCGGGCTACGGCCGCGAGCTATCGCATCTAGGGATCCTAGAATTCGTCAACAAAAAACTAATTCACGCCGGCAAAAAGTAG
- a CDS encoding PVC-type heme-binding CxxCH protein has protein sequence MHRNVCTTVVRWATGWACFSLLCGAALESLAAAEPALSLEPRQRVALVGNSLAERMNLYGNFETRWHLRHAAKETLFRNFGWPADKVGIQQRPNSYTTIDDPLKEFGPNLFLCFFGFNESFAGTDAAQVEAFVQAYREYISQTAQKYGQDGTARFVLVSPTAFEATGNSLGPNPDERNESLRVYRDAIEQLAAADGHGFVDLFTPTLEKFAQQPGAQYTVNGVHMNEDGDRLIAYELEAALFGSDAKPDLSGERYEQVRKWVNDKSWLHQQDYRMLNGWYVYGGRRTWDTETFPTEYRKIRKMVAVRDQYLWDLAAGRPVPEQPDDSGTGQVVTPPTMFGTRSENFREMREPKELVYPTPEESIEMMSVPEDFRVELFASEREFPELANPNQIAFDSKGRLWVSCMANYPQWQPGAQRPDDRLLILEDTDNDGRADKCTTFYDQLICPTGFEFWNGGVLVVDEPRILFLKDTDGDDQADEVVQLIDGIATDDTHHTVGAWEFSHGGLLYMLEGVSLSTTLETPWGAFRNKNSGGGYILDPHSLQVRHFRTPGYGNPWCLVFDQWGNGIVGDGTNAKQHWLSPLTGQDVDTRKTLEPVFDNEGMRPAVGNEFLWSRHFPDDVQGQFIYACVINMHGMPRFTVRDQPGTAGFEGQRIADLLSSTDMIFRPVDPKIGPDGALWFGDWCNALIGHMQYSQRDPNRDHTHGRIYRMVHTEKPLLEKVDYSQASTAELLQALEIYELRTRYRIRRELRDRPKAEVYVAIADWIRGSSDPQRLCEAMWIQESFRDVHADLLASILSCDEPHARAAAVHTISNERQRLADVEQYLSTAVNDPAPRVRLEALRGISLLESPRATEMALAVTNHPLDYWIEYTLEHTLHALKPQWSEAEDSEDFLANSSERAQKYFLRYKRQSGPGGAAARPLDIADDVDAPLKERYAAIRQLASMKGGNAKRGEGVFKQVCSACHKVGELGKKFGPDLSDIGQRFSSEQIVRSITMPNDEIAKGYETVMVLTYDGVTHNGFILKEDDDILSLGIADGKKIDVEKDNIEIRKPMKASSMPEGLAKTIAPIEFLDLLAYLNSQRNIRRQNLDEGWVSAKYQSPPKPRTLNGVPEISVDAAVKTGPGFSNSSWNAGLHLLLSAAERQDFDFTFHSNENTQDPYLTIRLQEPRMLKHLWLRNRVSNQFHSRAKGLTVWVSADNENYQKVWTAEKPQAEWVVDFPEGTQAQFIRIGLQGKGTLHLHQAAVFGE, from the coding sequence ATGCACCGCAATGTCTGTACCACGGTTGTTCGCTGGGCGACCGGCTGGGCCTGCTTTTCGCTCCTTTGCGGAGCCGCACTGGAATCGTTGGCGGCGGCCGAGCCTGCGCTGTCGCTCGAGCCCCGGCAGCGGGTTGCGTTGGTTGGCAATTCGCTGGCTGAACGCATGAACCTGTATGGCAACTTCGAAACACGCTGGCACCTGCGGCACGCCGCCAAAGAGACGTTGTTCCGCAATTTTGGCTGGCCGGCCGACAAGGTGGGCATCCAACAACGCCCCAACAGCTACACCACCATCGACGACCCGCTGAAGGAATTTGGCCCCAACCTGTTCCTCTGCTTCTTCGGGTTTAACGAATCCTTTGCGGGAACCGATGCGGCCCAGGTCGAGGCCTTCGTGCAGGCTTACCGCGAGTACATTTCCCAGACCGCCCAGAAATACGGGCAAGACGGCACGGCCCGGTTCGTGCTGGTCAGCCCGACCGCCTTCGAAGCCACCGGCAATTCGCTGGGGCCGAATCCCGACGAGCGGAATGAAAGCCTGCGTGTGTACCGCGATGCGATCGAACAACTGGCCGCCGCGGACGGGCACGGGTTTGTCGATTTATTTACGCCCACGCTGGAAAAATTCGCTCAGCAACCCGGCGCCCAATACACGGTCAACGGCGTCCACATGAACGAAGACGGGGATCGCCTGATCGCTTATGAATTGGAAGCCGCCCTGTTTGGCTCCGATGCCAAACCGGACCTCTCGGGTGAGCGGTATGAACAAGTCCGCAAATGGGTGAACGACAAATCCTGGTTGCATCAACAGGACTATCGGATGTTAAACGGCTGGTACGTGTACGGCGGCCGGCGAACCTGGGACACCGAAACCTTTCCCACCGAGTATCGCAAGATCCGCAAAATGGTGGCCGTTCGTGATCAGTACCTGTGGGATCTGGCCGCTGGCCGCCCCGTCCCGGAGCAACCGGATGACTCGGGCACCGGCCAAGTCGTCACGCCACCGACGATGTTCGGCACTCGCAGCGAAAACTTCCGCGAGATGCGGGAACCCAAAGAGCTGGTGTACCCCACGCCGGAAGAATCGATCGAGATGATGAGCGTGCCGGAAGACTTTCGCGTCGAATTGTTCGCGTCCGAACGCGAATTCCCCGAACTGGCCAACCCCAATCAAATCGCCTTTGATTCCAAAGGCCGGTTGTGGGTGTCCTGCATGGCTAACTATCCGCAGTGGCAACCCGGCGCCCAACGCCCCGATGACCGGCTGTTGATTTTGGAAGACACCGACAACGATGGTCGCGCGGACAAATGCACCACCTTTTACGACCAACTGATTTGCCCCACTGGTTTTGAATTCTGGAACGGTGGCGTGCTGGTGGTCGATGAACCACGGATCCTGTTCCTGAAAGATACCGACGGCGATGATCAGGCCGACGAAGTGGTCCAGCTGATCGACGGTATCGCCACCGACGACACCCACCACACGGTCGGGGCTTGGGAGTTTTCTCACGGCGGTTTGCTGTACATGCTCGAAGGCGTCTCGCTGTCGACCACGCTGGAAACCCCGTGGGGCGCGTTCCGCAATAAAAACAGTGGTGGCGGTTACATCCTTGACCCGCACTCGTTGCAGGTTCGCCATTTCCGCACACCCGGCTACGGCAACCCCTGGTGTCTGGTGTTTGATCAGTGGGGCAACGGCATTGTCGGCGACGGCACCAACGCCAAGCAACACTGGTTGAGCCCCTTAACCGGCCAAGACGTGGACACCCGCAAAACGCTGGAACCGGTGTTCGACAACGAGGGCATGCGTCCGGCGGTGGGCAACGAATTTCTCTGGTCGCGACATTTCCCCGACGACGTACAAGGGCAATTCATTTATGCCTGTGTGATCAACATGCACGGTATGCCTCGGTTCACTGTTCGGGACCAACCGGGCACGGCCGGCTTCGAGGGCCAACGCATCGCCGACCTGCTGTCGTCGACCGACATGATTTTCCGCCCCGTGGACCCCAAAATCGGTCCCGACGGCGCGCTGTGGTTCGGCGACTGGTGCAACGCTTTGATCGGCCACATGCAGTACTCGCAGCGGGACCCCAATCGCGATCATACGCATGGCCGCATCTATCGCATGGTGCACACCGAAAAGCCACTTCTGGAAAAGGTGGATTATTCCCAAGCGTCGACTGCCGAGCTGCTGCAGGCATTGGAAATCTATGAGCTGAGGACGCGTTACCGGATTCGCCGCGAGCTGCGAGATCGGCCCAAGGCGGAAGTCTACGTAGCGATCGCCGATTGGATTCGCGGCAGCAGCGATCCACAACGTTTGTGCGAAGCGATGTGGATTCAAGAAAGTTTCCGCGACGTCCACGCGGACCTGTTGGCCAGCATCCTCAGCTGCGACGAACCGCATGCTCGTGCGGCCGCCGTACATACCATCAGCAACGAACGGCAACGGCTTGCAGACGTCGAGCAGTACCTGTCCACCGCGGTAAACGACCCCGCGCCGCGTGTGCGTTTGGAAGCTCTCCGCGGGATCAGCTTGCTGGAGTCGCCGCGAGCTACCGAGATGGCGTTGGCGGTGACCAATCATCCGCTGGACTATTGGATCGAGTACACGCTGGAGCATACGCTGCACGCCCTCAAACCTCAGTGGTCGGAAGCCGAAGACAGCGAAGACTTTTTGGCCAATAGCAGCGAACGAGCCCAGAAGTACTTCTTGCGTTACAAACGCCAGTCGGGACCCGGCGGCGCGGCGGCGCGCCCGTTGGACATCGCCGACGACGTCGACGCTCCGCTGAAAGAACGTTACGCCGCCATCCGCCAACTGGCGAGCATGAAGGGTGGCAACGCCAAACGCGGGGAAGGCGTGTTCAAACAAGTTTGTTCGGCTTGCCACAAGGTCGGCGAGCTGGGCAAAAAGTTTGGCCCTGATCTATCGGATATCGGCCAGCGTTTTTCCAGTGAGCAAATCGTGCGTTCGATCACCATGCCCAACGACGAAATCGCCAAGGGTTATGAAACCGTGATGGTGCTGACCTACGATGGGGTGACCCACAATGGGTTCATCCTGAAAGAGGACGACGACATCCTCTCGCTGGGCATCGCCGACGGCAAGAAAATCGATGTCGAAAAAGACAACATCGAAATCCGCAAGCCGATGAAAGCCAGTTCGATGCCCGAGGGTCTGGCCAAAACAATCGCGCCGATTGAGTTCCTGGATCTGCTGGCCTATTTGAACAGCCAACGCAACATCCGTCGTCAAAACTTGGACGAGGGCTGGGTATCGGCCAAGTACCAGTCGCCGCCGAAACCCAGGACGTTAAACGGAGTCCCGGAAATTTCCGTGGACGCGGCCGTGAAAACCGGTCCCGGCTTTAGTAACTCGAGCTGGAACGCCGGCTTGCACCTACTGCTGTCGGCCGCGGAACGGCAGGACTTTGATTTCACCTTCCATTCCAACGAGAACACGCAGGATCCCTACCTGACAATCCGCTTACAGGAACCGCGAATGCTGAAGCACCTGTGGCTGCGCAACCGTGTCAGCAACCAGTTCCACAGTCGAGCCAAGGGGCTGACCGTATGGGTCAGCGCGGATAACGAGAACTACCAGAAAGTCTGGACGGCGGAAAAACCACAAGCCGAATGGGTGGTGGACTTCCCCGAGGGCACCCAAGCCCAGTTCATCCGCATCGGCTTGCAAGGCAAGGGCACGTTGCACCTGCATCAAGCCGCCGTGTTCGGTGAATAA
- a CDS encoding BON domain-containing protein, translating into MRKLSLATLQATACALVLLSGASANGQGAEGDAEGGNGFQMADIEGQVVDSDTVFSVDRGDSVGASSSTVQGFSTVGGAGGGGTGAAGGAGGFGGMGGLGGLGGLFGGAFNQMNQTQQGSTRAVRTRLRSAVSVPPSNPQRVAADINRRIQTNPSVSRFRGTTVAIEGRTATLSGQVGSAADQRMAALLLQLEPGVNRVENQVQVAEPTDLPSPSDNRAARPRTPPLPSGWNPLTVD; encoded by the coding sequence ATGCGAAAATTATCACTGGCCACATTGCAAGCCACCGCCTGTGCTCTGGTTCTTTTGAGCGGAGCAAGCGCCAACGGACAAGGCGCCGAGGGTGATGCCGAGGGCGGCAATGGGTTTCAAATGGCTGATATCGAAGGCCAGGTCGTGGACTCCGACACAGTGTTCAGCGTCGATCGAGGCGACAGCGTCGGCGCGTCGTCCTCCACCGTGCAGGGCTTTAGCACCGTTGGTGGAGCGGGCGGCGGGGGCACCGGAGCCGCCGGCGGCGCCGGTGGTTTTGGCGGCATGGGTGGCCTTGGCGGATTGGGAGGCCTGTTTGGCGGGGCCTTCAATCAAATGAACCAGACCCAGCAAGGCAGTACCCGCGCGGTGCGGACCCGCTTGCGTTCGGCCGTTTCGGTGCCTCCCAGCAATCCTCAACGAGTCGCCGCGGACATCAATCGGCGGATTCAAACCAATCCCTCGGTATCCCGCTTCCGGGGCACGACGGTTGCCATCGAAGGCCGGACGGCCACGCTGTCGGGACAGGTGGGGTCGGCCGCCGATCAACGCATGGCAGCGCTGCTGCTGCAGTTGGAACCGGGCGTCAACCGCGTCGAGAACCAAGTACAAGTCGCCGAGCCGACCGACCTGCCCAGTCCCTCGGATAACCGAGCGGCTCGCCCGCGAACTCCGCCGCTGCCCAGCGGCTGGAATCCGCTAACGGTCGATTAG
- a CDS encoding ABC transporter permease, whose translation MSEVPSPWIERLQKLEVRFEAVGDALNPILVKETRQALKSRQFLITFSLLLLASFGWSVAGSMLQMPNIYYTPSAPRLLVGYYFLLAVPMLFVVPLAAYRSLAAEIDDGTLELLRVTTLTPMQIVVGKLCSALLQMMIYFVTLIPCVAYAYALRGTDLPTLGVLLGLVLLAAIQMTVVGLFLAPLSSGRAGQLTALIALVAALLIVELYVGRQALELISQASVLSAWARAFLSFSGVALVACNSYVLLTAASALLAPACSNRSTKIRVALLIQQLAVCGLLGYAVIEVYGSASMAAMQVWFSMTLIEVVPWMGVGYAAYWLLVGSMMAAESPILTPRVRREMPRSFVGRALLTFLMPGSATGVVFAALAAGSALLFVWGGVWYLEPSQLPALVGIGRVSLAAFGYVCVFLVLTRWSAMALRRVTDFRPAVGLALLAILGLATSITPYSIYMLVNDFPSSPTYSNWQIMNWVWTLETVWEDRSRNYLHWGVFAIGNLMLLGHVVFLGPAVLPQHIPTPLRVEQERQRLSGQQRDEALPADPLAAEA comes from the coding sequence ATGAGCGAAGTACCGTCACCATGGATCGAACGGTTGCAAAAACTGGAAGTCCGGTTTGAAGCCGTGGGCGATGCGCTGAATCCAATTCTGGTCAAAGAAACGCGGCAAGCACTTAAAAGCCGGCAGTTCCTGATTACCTTCTCGCTGCTGCTGCTGGCATCCTTCGGATGGTCGGTAGCCGGCAGTATGCTGCAGATGCCCAACATCTATTACACGCCTTCGGCGCCACGGCTGCTGGTGGGCTATTACTTCCTGTTGGCCGTGCCGATGCTGTTTGTTGTGCCGCTGGCCGCTTATCGGTCGCTGGCCGCGGAAATCGACGACGGCACGCTGGAATTGTTGCGCGTTACCACGTTGACTCCGATGCAGATTGTGGTCGGAAAACTGTGCAGCGCATTGCTGCAGATGATGATCTATTTTGTGACCTTGATTCCCTGCGTGGCGTATGCCTATGCCCTGCGAGGCACGGATCTTCCCACGCTGGGCGTGTTGCTGGGGTTGGTGTTGTTGGCGGCCATTCAGATGACCGTGGTGGGGCTGTTTTTGGCGCCACTGTCCTCGGGCCGGGCCGGGCAATTGACGGCTTTGATCGCGTTGGTCGCCGCGCTGCTGATCGTGGAACTGTACGTTGGGCGACAGGCGCTGGAGTTGATCTCGCAAGCCAGCGTGTTGTCAGCCTGGGCGCGGGCGTTCTTGTCGTTTAGCGGTGTCGCTTTGGTGGCTTGCAATAGCTATGTGTTGTTGACCGCCGCTTCGGCGCTGTTGGCCCCGGCTTGTTCGAACCGTTCGACAAAAATCCGCGTGGCGCTTCTGATCCAGCAACTGGCGGTCTGCGGCTTGTTGGGCTATGCGGTGATCGAAGTCTATGGCTCCGCGTCGATGGCGGCCATGCAGGTTTGGTTTTCAATGACGCTGATCGAAGTGGTGCCTTGGATGGGCGTGGGATACGCGGCCTATTGGTTGTTGGTCGGTTCCATGATGGCCGCGGAATCTCCGATATTGACGCCTCGGGTCCGCCGTGAAATGCCGCGTTCCTTCGTGGGCCGCGCGCTGTTAACGTTCCTGATGCCCGGCTCGGCGACCGGCGTGGTCTTTGCCGCGTTGGCCGCCGGCAGCGCGTTGCTGTTCGTGTGGGGCGGCGTATGGTATCTGGAACCCTCACAGCTGCCCGCCCTGGTAGGCATCGGACGAGTATCTTTGGCGGCATTTGGTTATGTTTGTGTGTTCCTAGTGCTGACTCGATGGAGTGCTATGGCGCTTCGTCGGGTGACCGATTTTCGCCCGGCCGTTGGATTGGCACTGCTGGCGATTCTGGGATTGGCCACCTCGATCACCCCGTATTCGATTTACATGCTGGTGAATGATTTTCCGTCCAGCCCCACGTATTCGAACTGGCAGATCATGAATTGGGTGTGGACGCTGGAGACCGTCTGGGAAGATCGCTCGCGGAATTATCTGCACTGGGGGGTGTTTGCGATCGGCAACCTGATGCTGCTGGGACATGTGGTTTTTCTAGGGCCCGCAGTGCTGCCGCAGCACATCCCCACGCCGCTGCGAGTGGAACAGGAGCGGCAACGGCTGAGCGGACAGCAGCGCGACGAGGCTTTGCCGGCCGATCCGCTGGCGGCCGAAGCGTAA
- a CDS encoding ABC transporter ATP-binding protein: protein MNAVRGIFSDDSRGIQLNRLYRVFGKTVAVRDVTFHVPAGSVFGYIGPNGAGKTTSMRVLATLDLPTFGDAFVDGFSVIHDPELVRRRLGFMPDAFGTYRDVSCAEYLDFFARAYGLVGRQRSQRLDWVTDFTGIRGMRDKPIAGLSKGMKQRLCLGRALIHDPSVLILDEPAAGLDPRARIELRKMIGNLAADAKTVLISSHILTELAEMCDRVGIIEQGQLLATGTVEEIKQAQQHTRELTIRVIEQMPAAEAFLRDEENCESIVVDGALVRFEFHGDVADQARLVTQLVQQGCLIAEVTSHQKSLEDVFLHVTEGLVQ from the coding sequence ATGAATGCGGTGAGGGGAATTTTCAGCGACGATAGTCGAGGCATTCAGCTGAATCGCTTGTACCGCGTGTTCGGTAAGACCGTGGCGGTGCGGGACGTGACCTTTCACGTTCCTGCCGGCAGCGTCTTCGGTTATATCGGCCCCAATGGCGCCGGCAAAACGACTAGCATGCGCGTCCTGGCGACGCTCGACCTGCCCACCTTCGGGGACGCTTTTGTGGATGGTTTTTCCGTCATCCACGATCCCGAACTGGTGCGCCGCCGGTTGGGCTTTATGCCCGATGCGTTTGGCACCTATCGTGATGTCAGCTGTGCCGAGTACCTGGATTTCTTCGCGCGAGCCTATGGCTTGGTCGGACGCCAACGAAGTCAACGCTTGGATTGGGTCACCGACTTTACCGGGATTCGAGGCATGCGGGATAAACCCATCGCTGGGTTAAGCAAGGGGATGAAGCAACGGCTATGTCTGGGCCGCGCCCTGATCCATGATCCCTCGGTGCTGATTTTGGACGAGCCCGCCGCGGGGTTGGACCCCCGGGCTAGGATCGAGTTACGGAAGATGATCGGTAATTTGGCGGCGGATGCCAAAACGGTTCTGATCAGCAGCCACATCCTGACCGAGCTGGCGGAAATGTGTGACCGCGTGGGAATCATTGAACAGGGCCAGTTGTTGGCCACCGGCACAGTCGAAGAGATCAAGCAGGCGCAGCAACATACGCGAGAACTGACCATTCGGGTGATCGAGCAAATGCCGGCCGCCGAAGCCTTCCTACGCGACGAAGAGAATTGCGAATCGATCGTCGTCGATGGAGCGCTGGTCCGATTCGAGTTTCATGGCGACGTCGCCGATCAGGCTCGGCTGGTCACCCAACTAGTCCAGCAAGGCTGCCTGATCGCGGAAGTCACGTCGCATCAAAAAAGTTTGGAAGACGTGTTCCTGCACGTCACTGAAGGGTTGGTGCAATGA